Proteins from one Candida orthopsilosis Co 90-125, chromosome 2 draft sequence genomic window:
- a CDS encoding Czf1 transcriptional regulator (transcriptional regulator of white-opaque switching frequency in C. albicans) produces MSTASISTKKQSQPARQRRQPKQEQQLQPQQNQTQPSPSRYNETPRVAGSGYPYPSASVNGGAGTHTYSHLQERNPSASYVPTTSNPPDAERLQQGQQFKSEPHHGHQPPVYHQYPPQPTYLSQDIFHPNQPQQQQQPPHPGVMGPPGQPYPAQDHNYQPGSNADPQRQGQQPPHQWAPYPPNPNQPYYPPQPQLPSAEDGKAVRQKKKPGRKPRAKKDAPAEYPYGNPGSNVASAVPHPPNSIPHPYQHSSTIPTSGITVSSSTNSSKLVTRRSRMGCLTCRQRKKRCCESRPKCTECGRLGLNCVWPKPGTEHKNKPKDQKEDENTIEHEVYGRIKVLRGIVEYRSQ; encoded by the coding sequence ATGAGTACTGCATCGATAAGTACCAAGAAACAAAGTCAACCAGCGCGGCAACGTCGTCAACCAAAGCAAGAACAACAGttacaaccacaacaaaatcaaactcaacCATCTCCCTCGCGTTATAATGAAACACCGCGTGTTGCCGGTAGCGGTTATCCGTATCCCAGTGCAAGTGTAAATGGTGGTGCAGGCACCCATACTTATTCGCATTTGCAGGAGAGGAATCCATCGGCATCATATGTACCAACTACGAGTAATCCACCAGATGCAGAAAGATTGCAACAAGGACAACAGTTCAAATCTGAACCTCACCATGGACATCAGCCACCGGTTTACCATCAGTACCCTCCACAACCAACTTATCTTTCCCAAGATATTTTTCACCCtaatcaaccacaacagcaacaacagccacCTCACCCAGGTGTGATGGGTCCCCCAGGTCAACCATATCCTGCTCAAGATCACAACTACCAACCTGGGTCTAATGCTGATCCTCAACGACAGGGTCAGCAACCACCACATCAATGGGCTCCTTATCCCCCTAATCCTAATCAGCCGTATTACccaccacaaccacaacttCCCTCAGCCGAAGATGGTAAAGCCGTAcgacaaaaaaagaagccGGGTAGAAAGCCTCGTGCAAAGAAGGATGCACCAGCAGAGTATCCATATGGCAACCCCGGTAGTAATGTAGCATCTGCAGTACCACATCCACCAAATTCGATCCCCCACCCATACCAACACAGCTCAACCATTCCTACTTCCGGAATTACGGTTTCCTCTAGTACCAACTCTTCGAAACTAGTGACTCGGAGATCACGTATGGGATGCCTTACTTGCCGTCAAAGGAAGAAGAGATGTTGTGAATCAAGACCAAAATGCACCGAGTGTGGTAGATTAGGATTGAACTGTGTATGGCCTAAACCAGGAACAGAACACAAGAATAAACCTAAAGATCAAAAGGAGGATGAAAATACTATCGAACATGAGGTTTATGGTAGAATCAAGGTTTTGAGAGGTATCGTTGAGTACAGATCTCAATAA
- a CDS encoding Sly1 protein (S. cerevisiae homolog SLY1 has role retrograde vesicle-mediated transport, Golgi to ER, fusion with Golgi apparatus, positive regulation of SNARE complex assembly, ER to Golgi vesicle-mediated transport), which yields MSLQASPSLRNRQISVLERMLHLNKDGSADLTLASKSEEIIWKVLVLDQKSRNILSSVLRVNDLLRCGITVHALINQQRSKLPDVPVIYFVEPSKENISTIIHDLNDDKYDTYYINFTSHLPRDLLEEFAKQVALSGKASRVKQVWDQYLDFVVTEPNLFSLNLNNIFTIFNTSQTKEETIHDLVGTIADGLLSLIISMDVVPIIRAQQHGPAEFVAQELDLKLREYLSNTKSLGNEHNTALTQRPVLILLDRNFDLASMFAHSWIYQCMVSDVYSLKRNTIKLRKITKDKNGVESESIKNYDIDPRDFFWSKYAQLPFPDVVENADVELNAYKQEAKEITNKTGITSLDDIDQNSTSSTVNIQQAVEKLPELTARKATLDMHMDILSNLINELQAKNLDTYFEIEQNAGGNHNDTKILKEFMDLLSNDDAKQDTSLDKLRTLIILTLVSDHLSPDYISKVKSILLQHYPNMDMSAYDYILNFKEHSKIANLSNLSDSYSSNHSASGGLSSTSSNVQASSALLSGLSSKLYGLTEGRISEGLSSIASKIKNFIPERNLLPITKIVEALMDPANSNQQSINLTDEYLYFDPKSRGGGHSKPPKRQSYSDSIVFVVGGGNYLEYVNLTEWSGQHGDGEASRNGGGGVSGSTGGAGAIGEKGRFNVIYGSTDILSATEFLKECEQLSKN from the coding sequence ATGTCATTGCAAGCTTCGCCCAGTCTAAGAAATCGTCAGATTTCAGTGTTAGAACGCATGCTTCATTTAAACAAGGATGGTTCAGCTGACTTGACGTTAGCTTCTAAATCGGAGGAAATCATATGGAAGGTTCTTGTTCTTGACCAAAAATCACGTAATATCTTATCTTCAGTCTTGAGAGTCAATGACTTGTTACGATGTGGAATAACTGTTCATGCATTGATTAATCAACAACGTTCAAAATTACCTGATGTACCAGTGATTTACTTTGTCGAACCGAGCAAAGAGAATATTAGCACTATTATTCACGACttgaatgatgataaaTATGACACCTATTATATCAACTTCACATCACACTTGCCACGTGATTTATTAGAAGAATTTGCCAAACAAGTGGCGCTTCTGGGTAAAGCATCAAGAGTAAAACAAGTTTGGGATCAATATTTGGACTTTGTTGTTACTGAGCCTAActtgttttcattaaatttaaacaatattttcacaattttcaacacttcgcaaaccaaagaagaaacaattcATGATTTGGTGGGCACTATTGCTGATGGATTATTGTCATTGATTATAAGCATGGATGTTGTTCCTATAATACGTGCACAGCAACATGGACCTGCTGAATTTGTCGCTCAAGAACTTGACTTGAAATTGCGCGAATACTTGAGTAATACCAAACTGTTGGGCAATGAACATAATACTGCATTGACACAACGTCCAGTTCTAATTCTATTGGATAggaattttgatttggcaTCAATGTTTGCTCATTCATGGATTTATCAATGTATGGTGAGTGATGTTTATCTGTTGAAGAGAAATACCATCAAATTACGCAAAATCACCAAGGATAAGAATGGAGTTGAATCAGAATCGATTAAAAACTATGATATTGATCCTCGTGATTTCTTTTGGAGCAAGTATGCTCAATTGCCATTCCCTGATGTGGTTGAAAATGCCgatgttgaattgaatgcGTATAAGCAAGAGGCCAAGGAGATTACCAACAAAACAGGAATAACATCGTTAGATgatattgatcaaaattCTACCAGCTCAACTGTTAACATTCAACAGGCAGTGGAGAAGCTACCAGAGCTAACCGCAAGAAAAGCAACATTGGATATGCATATGGACATTTTATCAAACTTGATTAATGAATTACAAGCAAAGAATTTGGACAcctattttgaaattgaacagAATGCCGGTGGTAATCATAATGatacaaaaattttgaaagagttTATGGATTTGTTGAGCAACGACGATGCTAAGCAAGATACGTCATTGGACAAATTGCGTACCTTGATTATTTTGACACTTGTTAGTGACCATTTATCACCAGACTACATTTCCAAAGTCAAGTCAATTTTGCTTCAACACTACCCCAACATGGACATGTCAGCATACGACTACATTTTGAACTTCAAAGAACACCTGAAAATTgccaatttgtcaaatttgtcAGACTCATACAGTAGCAATCATTCTGCTAGTGGAGGATTATCATCTACATCATCCAATGTACAAGCTTCCTCAGCTTTACTTAGTGGattatcatcaaaactTTATGGATTAACTGAGGGCCGTATATCAGAAGGACTAAGCTCCATTGCATCAAAGATTAAAAACTTTATTCCTGAGCGAAATTTACTCCCCATTActaaaattgttgaagcaCTCATGGATCCAGCAAACtccaatcaacaatcaattaaCTTAACTGATGAATATTTGTATTTCGATCCTAAATCAAGAGGTGGTGGACATTCAAAACCACCAAAGAGACAATCGTATAGTGATCTgattgtgtttgttgttggaggTGGTAATTACTTGGAATATGTTAACTTAACTGAATGGAGTGGCCAGCATGGGGATGGCGAAGCT